The Allocoprobacillus halotolerans nucleotide sequence TCAATGTCATTACAAAAATGAAATTTCCAGTAAGTATTTTACCTGCTACTGTTGTATTAAAAGAATTATTTAATCATTTTTGTTTGATGGTTATTTTACTTATTATCTTTTTATTTGGTGGCATTTATCCAACATGGCATTGGATAGGTTTAATCTATTATGCACTATGTGCTATTATTTTTTCAATTTCATTATCAATGACAACATCAGTTTTAAATATGTTAGCAAGAGATACAAGAAAACTCGTTTTAGCGTGTATGCGTTTATTATTATATTTAACACCCATTTTATGGGATATTAAACAATTAACACATATGCCAAAAATTGTTGGATTAGTTATGAAAGCCAATCCTATTTATTATGTTGTACAAGGATATAGAGATTGTTTCTTTTATCATAAAGGAATTTTATTTTATTCTCATTCAATGATTGCTTTTTGGGTCATTACATTGATATTGTTTGTTTTTGGAAGTTATATGATGTATAAATTTAAACATAAGTTTATTGATTTGATTTAAGAGAGGTAAATCATGGAAAAAGAATATGCAATAGAATTTAAACATGTTTCTAAAATATACAGTTTAAAATCAAAAAATAAAAAGAATTCAAACGATAAAAGATTTTATGCCTTAAAAGATATTAATTTTAAAATTCCTAAAGGTGAAGTCGTAGGAATTTTAGGAACGAATGGATCTGGAAAATCAACAATGTCAGTCATTTTGGCAGGTATTAGCGAAGTTGATGAAGGAGAAATGATTGTTAATGGAGAACAGGCATTAATAGCGATTAATACTGGTTTAAATCAACAGTTAACGGGTTTAGAAAACATTGAATTAAAAGGTGCTTTATTAGGTTTAAGTAAAAAGAGAATACAAGAAATTACAGCAGGAGTTATTGAGTTTGCAGAAATTGGAGATTTCTTATACCAACCAGTTAAAAAATATTCTAGTGGTATGAAATCAAGATTGGGATTTTCTATTAATTTATGTCTAGATCCTGATATTTTAATTGTTGATGAAGCTTTATCAGTAGGTGATAAAGGTTTTGCACAAAAATGTATTAATAAAATGAAAGAATTAAAAGCACAGGGAAAAACAATTGTTTTTATTTCACACTCTTTGCCACAAGTGAGAGATTTTTGTGATACAGCGATGTGGATTGAGGGTGGAATGTTAAAAGAATATGGAGATATTGATGAAGTATGTGATCATTATGCAGAATATGTTGATTATTATAATTCATTAAGTAATGCTGATAAGAAAAAAGAACGTGATGAGAAATTTAATAAAAGAATCATTCCTCATACAAAAAGAAAAGGTTTTTTTGATAGAATATTTGGATAGAAAAGAGGTATATCTAAAATGAAGAAAGTTATTACATATGGAACATTTGATTTATTTCATGTTGGTCATCTTAATATTTTAAAACGTGCAAAAGCATTAGGAGATTATCTTGTTGTGGCTGTATCAAGTGATGCTTTTAATGCTATTAAAGGGAAAAAATGTGCGATTCCTGATACAGAAAGAATGCAAATTGTAGAAGCCATTAAATATGTTGATGAAGTCATTCCTGAAAATTCTTGGGATCAAAAAATAGATGATATAAAAAATCATGATATTGATGTATTTGTCATGGGGGATGATTGGACAGGAAAGTTTGATTATCTTAACGATTATTGTGAAGTTGTTTATTTACCAAGAACACCTGATATTTCTACAACGCAGATTAAACATGAGTTGAAGTTGAAGTGATTTGAAATAATCTATATTTGGAGGTCATGAAAATGAGTAATATAAAAGTTTCTGTTATAGTTCCAATTTATAATGTAGAGGAATATTTAGAAGAATGTTTAATGTCATTGGTAAAACAAACATTAGAAGGCATAGAAGTATTAATGATAGATGATGGTTCTACAGATCATTCTGCTTTTATAGCTAAAAGATTTGAAGAAAAATATTCTAATTTCCATTATTTTTATAAAGAAAATGGCGGTTTGGGAAATGCAAGAAATTATGCTATTCCTTATGTTAAGGGAGAATATTTAATTTTTTTAGATTCAGATGATGTTGTTCCTGAATATGCTTATGAAAAAATGTACAATTTAGCAATCAAAACAGGAAATGATATGATTATAGGAAATGTTAAAAGATTTAATTCGACAAAAG carries:
- a CDS encoding ABC transporter ATP-binding protein; translation: MEKEYAIEFKHVSKIYSLKSKNKKNSNDKRFYALKDINFKIPKGEVVGILGTNGSGKSTMSVILAGISEVDEGEMIVNGEQALIAINTGLNQQLTGLENIELKGALLGLSKKRIQEITAGVIEFAEIGDFLYQPVKKYSSGMKSRLGFSINLCLDPDILIVDEALSVGDKGFAQKCINKMKELKAQGKTIVFISHSLPQVRDFCDTAMWIEGGMLKEYGDIDEVCDHYAEYVDYYNSLSNADKKKERDEKFNKRIIPHTKRKGFFDRIFG
- the tagD gene encoding glycerol-3-phosphate cytidylyltransferase, with amino-acid sequence MKKVITYGTFDLFHVGHLNILKRAKALGDYLVVAVSSDAFNAIKGKKCAIPDTERMQIVEAIKYVDEVIPENSWDQKIDDIKNHDIDVFVMGDDWTGKFDYLNDYCEVVYLPRTPDISTTQIKHELKLK
- a CDS encoding glycosyltransferase family 2 protein, translating into MSNIKVSVIVPIYNVEEYLEECLMSLVKQTLEGIEVLMIDDGSTDHSAFIAKRFEEKYSNFHYFYKENGGLGNARNYAIPYVKGEYLIFLDSDDVVPEYAYEKMYNLAIKTGNDMIIGNVKRFNSTKVWDSGLHKKVFDDAYEHTHILEKPELVYDTTSWNKLFKTSFYKKIIFSFLKKFFTKIFR